In Myxococcales bacterium, the genomic window CAGTGTTATCAGCTGCGTGTCACGAATAGGGAGTAGGACTGAGAGAGGGTCGGCATGTTCGACTGGTTGAAAAGCGGCAAGGACAAAGGAAGGGCGCGCCGCCGCTCTAGCGCCGGGCGCAGCAGCTCCGGCAAGCGTCGGCCGCCGCGCCGAAGCTCGTCCAATTCTACCGAGTTCATGGGCGGACAAAAATCCAGCCCCATCCCAATGCAGGATCAGCTGCCCCCGACTCCACAACCGCTGCCGGACAACGTCTCGGTTCGCCCGGATCCCACTCCAAACGTGAGCCCACCACCGCCCGTTAGCCACGATGCCGCCGCCACAAATTATCACCCGATCAGCGCCGCAAAGGGCAGCTTGGTCGGAGTCCTGATCGTCGTGGAAGGCGCCGCCAAAGGCGAGCTTTACAAAGTTTTCGACGGCGAGAATACAATCGGTCGTGGTGACGCATCTCGTGGCGACACCGTAGAGATTCGCACGGACGAGCGAGATACCGCCGTATCGCGGAAGCACGCCACCATCATCCACGAGTCCGGCAATTTTGGAATCAAACCCCTGAAGGAGGGAATGAACCCGACCTTTCTGAACGGCGATGAAGTAACGGGTGGCGCCACACTTACCGACGGCGATCTGATTCGAGTCGGCAACACAACCATGAAGTTTAGGTTGAGTTAATCGTGGGGTGGCGTACTGCAGGAGCGGCGCTCCTGTTGTTTTTGCTCATGTCCTCGAGTGCCCTGATTGCCCAAGAGCGTGCTCCGCTTTCATTACAGAAGGTCGCTCGGATCGGCTTTGACGACGCCGTGGCCGGGACGGATGGCGAACGGGTCGTAGACCTCTACGTGAGGGTGCTCACCGAGTACGGTTCCCCGATTCGCAATCTCTCGCCTCAAGCCCTCGAGGTCTGGCAGGACGACGAGCGAATCGACGTCGATAAATTGAGCGTGCGCTCACTCGACACGACCGGTCGCGGAATCACCGCAGTGCTGGCGATCGACGCCAGCGGAACAATGCGGGGCGAGCCCTTTGCGAAGGCCCGAGAAGCCGCGATTTCTTTTCTCGACCAATTGCGTCCAGAGGACCGCGTCGCAATCGTTACATTTTCAGAGGACATCAATATCGTGTCGCGCTTTGGGCAGCAGCGCGCTGAGACCCGTCTGGCCCTGCGTGATCTCGAGATCGATATCGAGCGCAGCCGGCATACGCTTTTATTTGACGGGGCATTCCGTGCCCTTAATCTGATTCGTACAACGTCGGGGCTACCGCGACGCGGGTTCGTAATCTTGTTCTCCGACGGCAAGGATGACGGAAGCGACCGAACTCGTGACGAGGTTCTCGCCGAGGCGAAAGGACGCAATCACGAATCTCACATCCTTATTTTTTCTGTGGGATACGCGCGCTTCGGCGGGGCCGGCCTCGACGAGATGCGCAAGCTCGCAGAGAAATCTGGTGGCGAATTCATGGAAGCGGTCTCGATCGCCGAGGTGAGCGACTTCTTCGATCTGGTCGGCCAGCAGATGACGCAGAGCTACCTCGTGACCTACCCATCGAATATGGACGGAGAGCAGCACAGGATTCGAATTACCGTTGCAGGACAATCGGGAGAACGAACAGCCTATTTTCCAGACATCGCCGGCCCGCGTTGGCCCTGGCTGGTTGCTGTAGGGGCTCTGGGGCTGATCCTGCTGGTCGTCGAGTTGGTGCGCAGGATTGGGACGGTCGGACGAATTTCTATCGCATCCGGTCCCTTTGCGGGAACCCAGGTTGCTCTCCGTAAAGGCAAGACTCTAATTGGAGCGTTGGAGGACAACGATCTCGTGTTGGCGGGAACAAAAGTCTCTCGCTACCACGCGGAAATCGTCGTCCGGGGTCGAATGGTTGAGATTATCGATCTCGACTCCACTAATGGTACTCAGATCAACGGCCAATTCGTGAAGCGCGGCCCCCTCGAGTTGGGCGACACAATCACCGTCGCCGATGTCGAAATACTCTTCGACAGGTAGCGCTAGCCGAGTAACGATCGCATGCCGACTACTCGAGCGCTGTCTCCGCCGACGATTCCAACCAGACAAACGAAGCCGGCGTCATTCAATTCCTTGATCCGCGCTTCGCTCAACAGCTCGGCGACCGGGCCGATGGACCGAATTTTGTCCTGGCTGCGGAACACATGTATTGGAAGTGAAGTGATTTCGCCGAATCCGCCGCCTCGTGCGTCCCAACTCGAAAGTGCAATCCCCAACGCCAGCGCGGCACTGCCCCAGAGATAGCGAGACCGCTCTGGTTCCAACCTGGCTTCAGCTTCTTCGTCGAGTTCCTCGAACCTAAACTCGTCTATGGGGTCGGTCTCTTCGCCGTAGGGCAGCCGGAGCAGGATCTGAGGATGCGCGAGCATCACATTGTTACTCGCGCTTTGAGTTAACTGTTGTCGCCATATCGGTGATGGCAGCCCACCGTCCCTCATCAGCGCGGGCTTGACCCCAATTAGCAACGTTGCGCTGCACTCAGCGGCCAAGACTGACAGATGGGAACAGGCCAGCTGCCCTTGGTCGTCGTCATTGATCTCCATGGCGCAGAGCATGTGAGAGAATCTAGTGGCCAACAGTCCGGGGTCGGCACGCCAACCCATACGTTCGACAAGTGTGTCGCGCCTATCCGGTTGCTCTGCATCTTCGACAGTTTCGTCGAGTCGTAAGTCAAAGAGATTCAGTGGTATGTCTTTTCCCGCTCGTACGATTTCGCGCACAGCACACCAGCTGGCTTCGAGGCTCTGGAATTTTGGGTGGTGGAGTATCGCTCGAATGCGTCGCCCCAACTCGTCATCAATCGCTGCGCGCCGCGTGTCTTCTCGCGCGAAGTCGTTTCTCGCTGCGGATTCTTCGACGATGGCTCGGACCAAATTGTCGAAGCTAGAAAGAGACGAGCTGGAGTTGCGGGTCGGTGCAGTGGATGGAGTGAGGATCGATTCGAGCAGGTCTTCGTCTGCTACGGGTTCGGTGCTAGTCGCAGGGATGTCCGCGCTGTTGGGAGAATTGGTTTCGATTTCCTGGGAGGCTCCCGCCTCCTCGAGGTGTACGCGCATTGCTGCGGGGTTCGCGACTTCAGCACGTGCATAGAGCAGCGCCTTGAGCGCAGGAACACGTTCGGCAATTTGGTCGGGCCGAAAGTCGTCGAAGCTCGAAATACGCAACGAGCGACAAAAGGGAAGCTGCAGAAGAGCTACCGGCCGGATGCTTCGGATTGCGTCATCGAGGGTATCGCGGTCGACCCTGACGAAGCGCCGCTCAGCAAGTGGTTTACATGCGCTGCCGGCGAAGTCGGCCAGCACGCAAAGCGAAATGATCTCGTGTCTTTTCATGGTGATCGCACTCCAGATTAGAATCGAGATGGGGCTCATTCCCGATTTCCCGACCCGACTAGACTACGAAAAATCACCTCAGGTGGACAAGCCTGCGGAAGTTCGACGCACCAATGTGATTAATTGTGCCAAAAAACACACAATTTTGTGATAAAAAATTTTAGGGTGATCTGAATTCGAGTTTCGGTTTCGACCCACGCGGGTTCCGCTGGCTTGCTGGAAGCGTTAGCCTCTTCGGTGCCGCGCGATTGGGTCGTATCTCGATCAAGTTTCGCGGACGAAAGATTCATGCTTCTCAACACCGCTAACTGGTGTTGGTGTGTTGCGAGGGGCAAAGCAAGTACTACGGAAACGTCGGCAGTACTACCTGACGCAGATGCTCGTGCGGTTTGGTGGCGGCCTCTAGCCGCACCCGCGAACCGCGAACCTCAGATCTGAATGTGGAGTTCGAATAAAAGAAAAACACTAGGTACGTAGCAAGAGGAGCGTGAATCCCCCCCATGCTTGAGCTTGACGTAGAACGCCTTGTATCCCCTATTCGAGATGATTCACCAGCGGGCGACGACCTGCGGCTGAAGTCCGCTGACATCACCCTGCAAACCATCAACGACGCGCGTACTGAAATTCCCGTCGAAGACGATCCGGGTGGAGTAGGACGCAGCGCGGACTGGGTGCTGTCGTTTCGCACTTGTGAGGAGGCTCTCGCCAGCAAGACCAAGGATCTCGAGATTGCAGCGTGGCTCACCGAGGCTCTCACCCGGATCGATGGTTTCAGCGGTTTGCACGCAGGGCTCCAACTCGCAACAAAGCTCGCGCGGACCTTTTGGCAACACATCCATCCCGGAATCGACGAGGACGATGGCGAGATCACGCTGTCCATCCGTGCCCGTCCCCTCACCTGGATGGGCGCGTCAAAGGATTTTCTGCGGGCTGTAAGCAGTTGTCCGATCGTTGATTCGGCAGATGGAAGAATGCTCTCCTGGTTTGACTACAAGAACTCCGAGCTCGTCGATCGACGGGCCCGTCAGTCGGATCAGACTGCCTACAACGAGTTACTGGAAATTGGCTATATCAGCGGTGACGACTGGATTGCTTGCATCAACTCGACGGATCTGGGCGCGTTGCGGCAGACTGTGGCCAATGTGCGCGATTGCGAAGCCGCCTTGGACGAGCTGCGAACGGAGTGCAACGAACTCTTTAAAGAGGACGAGCCTAACTTCGTGGGTCTCGCAGAGTTGTTGCTCGATGTTCGTGAGTATCTCGAGGCGCGCATTCCGGCCCCAGGCGAAGCCGAATCAGAAGGAATGAGCACCGCAGAGGGCGGCGAAGGACAACAGGTTCCCGCAGGCCCCGGTGCTAGCTCGGGACCGGTTGCGAGCCGCGAGGACGCATTGCGGCGTCTCACCGAAGTCTCCGACTACTTCAGGAGGTCCGAACCCCACAGCCCGATTGCGTATCTGATCCAGCGGACGATACGCTGGGGCCAGATGCCCCTTCCGGAATTGTTGAAGGAGATCGTCAAGGACGACAACGTGCTGAGCCGTATCTGGGACACCCTGGGAATTCAAGGTGGGGCCGGCGAGGTCAAGAATAACGATCATGACGATAACTGATTACTAGCAAAACGAACAACATTAAGGAGAGCCGTTCATGGCCGACAGCGTATTTGACAAGAAAGCCCGGGTGCGAGCACCGCGCGTCCACATTACCTACGAGGTCGAGACAGGCGGAGCCCAGGTCATGAAGGAAATTCCCTTTGTGATGGGTGTGATGTCGGATCTTTCGGGACAGCCGAAAGAGGCGCTCGCCAAACTCAAGGATCGAAAATTCGTAGAAATCGATCGCGACAACTTTGACGACGCCCTCAAGAGCATGAAGCCGCGGCTCGCGATGCGGGTCGACAATACACTGGCTGACGACGGCAGTGAATTGTCGGTGGAGTTGAACTTTGAAAAGCTCGCAGATTTTTCTCCCGAAGGAGTCGTCAAGCAGGTTGAGCCCCTCAACAAGCTGCAAGACGTGCGAAATCAGTTGAAGGATCTACTGGGTCGGATGGAGGGAAACGATCGTCTCGAAGAGCTCCTGGCCGAAGTCTCGTCCAATGACGCAGTGCGCGACAAGTTGGCTGGCGCGTTGGGTAGTGAAGCAAGCGGCGACGCCGCAGGAGAGGGTGAAGGCGACAGTTCCAGCGAAGCGGGCGGCGACGAAGCTCCGGCCGATGGAAAGGAGAGCTAATCATGGCGAAAGCAAAGAAAGTCAAGATTGACCAACTCGAGGAACTCGAGAGCGACGACCTTCTTGCCCAGATGATCGATACGGGCATCAAGCCCAAGGGTGACGATCAACGAAATCGCGCTCAGGACCTGATCAAGAACTTTGTGGATACGATTCTGGATCCAGGTACGAAGATCGACAAGAGTGTGGTCAAGACGATCAATGCGCGCATCGCGGCGATCGACGAGATCATGTCAAAGCAAGTCGACAAGATCCTGCACCATGAGGATTTTCAAAAGCTCGAGGCATCGTGGCGGGGTCTCAACCATCTGATCATGAACACCGAAACGTCCGAGACGCTCAAAATCAAGGTTTTGAACATCTCAAAGAAGGACTTGAAGAACGACTTCGGTGCAGCTGCCGAGTTTACCGAATCGGCTCTTTGGAAGAAAATCTACGAGTACCAGTTCGGCCTTTTCGGTGGCGACCCATTTGCTACTTTGATTGGAGACTTCCAGTTCGACAAGGGTCCGCAAGATATTGCGCTGCTGTCATCCATCACTGAGGTGGCCGCGGGTGCGCACGCGCCATTCGTCTCGGGTGTAGCACCCGAGATGTTTGGCATGGAAAGCTTTACCCAGATGCCGGACCCGCGAGACTTGTCCAAGATCTTCGACAAGAGCAATCCAGAGAACACGAAGTGGCTCTCCTTCCGCGATTCGGAGGACTCTCGCTTCTGCGCCCTGGTTCTGCCCCATACACTGAGGCGCTTGCCCTACTCGCCGGAGAACAATCCAGTCGAGGACTTCAATTATGAAGAGGACGTGAGCGGTTCTCACGAGTCGTACTTGTGGGGCAACGCAGCGTACGACTACGCCAACCGACTGACGGCTGCCTTCGCGAAGCATCATTGGTGCGTCGCGATACGTGGACCCGAGGGCGGTGGTATGGTCGAAGACTTGCCCGTGCACGTGTTCAAATCTCGCGAAGGCGACGTGAGTGCCAAGATCCCCACTGAGGTGGCGATCCCGGATACTCGCGAAAAGGAACTCTCTGACCTGGGCTTCATCGGCTTGCTGCACTGCCAGAATACGGACTTCGCCGCATTCTTCGGTGGTAACTCGGTGCAGCGAGCCAAGAAGTATGACACGCCGGAAGCAACAGCCAACGCCCAGCTTTCAAGTCAGATTCCGTATTTGATGTGCACGTCGCGCATCGCCCACTACCTCAAGTCGATCTGTCGAGACAAAATAGGTTCGTTTTTGTCTCGCGGCGATTGTGAAATGTTCCTGAATAGATGGATCACGAACTACGTGTTGGCCCAGGACGATGGAACTCAGGACGCCAAAGCGGCGAGGCCCCTGCGAGAGGCCCGCATCGACGTGGTCGACGACAAGGCTCGGCCCGGTTGTTACAAGGCGATCGCGTACTTGAAGCCCCACTTCCAACTTGAAGAAATTGGCGTTTCATTGCGTCTGGTGGCGGATCTTCCGGCGCCGATAGGTTGATTGCGAATTACGGAACCGATGGCGGTTGCTTTGGAACTAATCAACAGTGAATTTCAATGAAAAAGGAGCGAGTCGATCATGCCTAGCGATATTTACGCGAAGTTTGGACAAATTGAAGGTGAAAGCACAGACGGTGTATACAAGGGCCAATGCTCGTTGAATTCAATTTCGCATGAGCTGGAAAACGAGGCGAGTGGGGATCGGAGCACGGGTGGAGGCGGCGCCAAGAGCATTGCAACGCATAGGGAAATTACGTTTACGAAGAGTTTCGATGCAGCGTCTCCAGGGTTGATCAAGGCTTGTTTGATCGGTGAACACATGGATATCGTAATTTCCCTGTGTCGACAGAGTGGCAAAGACAAGCAGGAGTATCTCCAGTACGCACTCACGGATGCGTACCTTTCGGGGCTTAGTCACCAATCAGCAGACGGTGGCGGCGTTGAGGAAGTTGGGGTGATCAACTACGGAACCATCAAGTGGACCTATGACAAGACCGATACCAAGGGGTTTTCCTTAGGCAAAATGGAAGCCAGTTGGAACCGGATCAAAAATTGCGAAGAAATATAGATTCGGATCGGCCGAATGGTTGAGCGCCATGTAAGCCTGAGGCGCGAAAAGTCAGAGGCTGGAGACGGAGTGTGGTGGGGGGAGGACGCAAGCGCCTCTCCTCTCCGCGCGGACCTGGCGCGATCGTGTCGAAGAACGCGCGGAGTAAATCATGACTGCACGGGAACTCTTCGATCAAGGACGTCTGGAAGAGGCGATCTCCACCCAGAATGAAGTGGTGAAACTCCAACCGACCAATCTCGATGCGCGTCATGAACTCTCGGTCTATCTCTGTTTCGCCGGAAATCTCGATCGCGCATTTCTGCAGCTCAATGTGATGGGCCAGCAGAATCCAGAGTTGGCGAAGTCGAGTGATGTTTATCGCAGTCTATTGATCGCCGACCTTCAGCGGCGCAAGGCTTATCAAGAAGACGTAGATCCCCTATTGCCACCCGATTGTCCGTCGCATGTCGAAGCGCGCCTGGCCGCACTGCACGCCCGCAGGACGGGAGACGAGAACGCCGCGAGCGCTGCCCTCGAGCAAGCCGCCCAATCCGAATGGAACCGCCCAGGTAAACTCAACGGCGAAATGTTTTTGGGCGTTCGAGACTTCGACGATCTACTTGGTTCTGTGCTCGAAGTCTACGCTGGTGAAAATTATCTCTGGATGCCCTTCGAGCACATCCGCAGGCTCAAGATCAACGAACCCAAGCATTTACTCGACCTGCTCTTCGTTCCCGCGGAGCTAGAAGATTTCAACGGTGCGGAGGCGTCGGTGCATTTGCCCACCGTTTATGAGGGTTCGCATTTGTCGGAGGATCGTCAGTTGCGAATCGGGCAGAAGACGGACTGGGTCGAGGTGCCGGGTATCGGTTTCTGTGGAGTGGGACAGAAGCTCCTGTTCAGCGCCACCGAGGGCGAAACGCGCGAGACAGGTCTCTTGGAGGTCCGCTCGCTCGAGTTCGAGTCTTCGACCCCGGATGGATCCGTCGTTGGCTGAGCGTCACAACGATGCGCTGCGACCGTCGATTCTCGACCGGTTGATGGCCGGAGAAACGGGAGCGGGAGCCCGCGCCGCATACGAATACATCGGCGTGCGGGAGTTGCGGAACTCCGTTGCGCGGGATCTCGAGTGGTTGCTCAACACGAAGTTCACCCAATCTCTAGACCTGGATCAGTTTCCTGAGGCGCAGAATTCAATCTTGACCTATGGCGTTCCCGACTTCTCCACGTATTCCTGGCGAAATGCTTCGGATGCCCATTCGATTGCTCGAATCCTTGGAGACACGATCCGTCGATTCGAGCCGAGGCTTCTGCCTCGCAGTATCAAGGTCGAAGTTCTGCCGAACCCGGATATCGAAAATTTTTCGATCGCGTTTCGTATCGAAGCGATCCTCAATGTCGACCCCATTCGCGAGACCGTGAGCTTCGACGTGGCGATCGATTTCGAAAGTACCTCCGTCTACGTGAAGGGGGCGGACTGATGCGCGACGAGCTGCTCCATTATTTCGAGCGGGAACTGACCTTCATCCGTCGCGGTGTTTCGGATTTTGCAGATCGATATCCAGAAGTCGCGAGTCGCATGATGATCGAAGAGAATCGCTGTGAGGACCCGCACGTCGAGCGGCTCATTGAAGCGTTCGCAATGCTGGCCGCTCGAATCCAGATGCGCCTCAGCGACGACTTCAGCGACATCAGCGAAGCGCTTCTCAGTGTACTCTATCCCCACTATCTGTGTCCCATTCCCTCGATGACCATTGTGCAGATGAACGCGAACACGGGACAGTTGCCCGCGAAAGGCCTGCAGATCGAACGTAAGGCAGAGCTCTATTCGAAACTTGTAAAAGGAGTTCGCTGCCGCTTCCGCACTACGTATCCAGTGACGCTCTGGCCAATCGAAGTGGAATCGGTCGAACTCGTGACCACCACCGGGCTTGATGGCGTGGTGCCGAATTCGGCTAGATCCGCACTGCGAATTAGCCTGCGTTCCCAGGGCGAGGCCAGCTTCGCCGATATGGGGCTGGATCACCTGCGGTTCTACCTGGATGCGGAGAGTGGTGTGCTGCACCGACTGCACGAACTCTTTCTGAGAGATTCTCAGGGCCTTGCGCTGCGATCCGCCGAGAACGGCGCGGTGACCGTCTTACCCCCAGATTCGATTCGCCCGATGGGATTTGGGCGCAATGAAGGCGCACTCGAGTATCCGGACGAATCGTTTCTCGGGTATCGATTACTGCAGGAGTATTTTGCGTTTCCGGACAAATTCATGTTTGTCGAGTTGGCCAACCTCGATCGTCACGCCGGCAGGATGTCGGGTGACAAGCTTGATATATTTGTTCTTCTCAGTGAGTCGGTAGGGAACCTCGACATCCGGGTCGAAAAGAACAACCTGAAACTCGGTTGTGTCCCCGCCATCAATTTATTCAAACATCAGGCGGATCCGATTCGCATGACCCATACTTCGATCGAGTATCCCGTCGTGCCTGACGTGCGCCAACCGGATTCGTTTGAGGTCTATTCGATTACTGACGTGTCCAGCACGTCCATGGGTTCCACAGAGTCCGTAAAGTACGACCCGATCTACCGCATGCGCCACGCGGGCAAGGAGGGCGAGGCGAATGCCTTTTGGAGCCTCACCCGGCGCCAATCGATTCGGAAAGGCGACAACGGGACCGACGTTTCGATCTCGCTGGTAGACGAAAATCTCAACCCGTTGATCCCGCCGACCGAGGTGCTTCACCTCGAGATCCTTGCGAGCAATCGGGAGCTACCCTCGCGACTTTCTTTCGGTGACCCCAACGGCGACTTCGAAATCGCGGGCTACCCAGCGATCAAGTCCATCTGTTGTCTGCGCAGTCCCTCTGCTTCGCTTCCCCCACCGGTTGGTTCGGGCGCTCGCTGGCGAATTATCTCTCATCTCGCTCTAAACCACTTGTCATTGACCGGAGATGACGATGAGGATGAGGATCGAGCCGTCAACGCGCTGCGGGAAATATTGAAGCTCTACGATTTTTCCGATTCTCCTGTGACCCGGCAACGCATCTCCGGCCTCACCGGATTGAAATCGCGGCGCACCGTGCGCAGGGTTGGGCGGGGAGCTGATTCGGGATTCGCTCGCGGAGTGGAGGTCGAATTGACCTTCGACGCGAGCCAATACACCGGCGCGGGCGTCTTCGTCTTTGCGTCGGTCCTCGAGGCATTCCTCGGTCTCTACTGTTCAGTAAATTCGTTTAACCAGACCGTCGCGCGGATCACGCGGCGTGAGGGAGTATTCAAGAGATGGTCTCCGAGAATGGGAGAGAAGCAGCTTCTCTGAAGCGGCTCATGCTGGAGCAGACGGGCCGCTTCGAGTTTCTCCAAGCGGTACGCCTGATGAAGAAGATCTGGCCGGATCGCAAACCCGTGGGTGGGGATTTCGATCCGCGGGCTGAGGTTGTTCGCTTCGTCACGGATATCTCGCCGGTCTTTGCGAAATCCGACATTCAGGAAGCAGTCGAGCACGACGATGGCCGACCCGCCGAGCTTCAGGTGAACTTCATGGGAGTTGCCACCCCGGGGACTTTTGGTGCGCTTCCGCGCCGCTATGCAGAAGAAATTCGCACGCTGTCGAAACAGAAGAATACGGCGCTCCGCGAGTTTCTAGATCTGTTCAATCATCGAATGATTTCGCTGTTCTACCGGGCTCGGGAGAGGAACCTTCCGACGCTGGCTTACGATCGAGGTGGCGACAATGCCTTCGAGAGCGCGCTGTCTGGAATTCTCGGCACCGGGACGCCAGGTTTGGCTGGCCGACTCGCGTTGGACGATTGTATGATCATGGGCCGGGCTGGACTGCTCGCCATGAAGCCAATAGGTGTTTCAGCTCTCGCCGGTCTGATTCGAAGCATCTTCGGTCAGCCCGTAGAGATTGAACAGTTCTGTCCCGCGAATTATCCGATCGAAGTTGACGACCGCAACGCACTCGGTTTCGCAAACTCGGTATTGGGTGAGGATCTCTATCTGGGCGTCAAAGTTACCCTGGTGCAGTCGAAGATACGGATCTGCCTTGGCCCGATGTCTCGGGAGGCCTACGAAGAATTCCTGCCCCACGGCCCGGGCTTCCGGCGGCTGGCAGATCTGGTCCACTTCGCGGTCGGCGAAGAGCTCGACTTTGAGATCAAGTTGAGCCTGCTAGCCGAAGATGTGCCGTCGATGCGGCTAGGTGACACCAGCCCCGAAGCGGGTCGGCTCGGTTGGTCGAGTTGGATTGGCGACGAGGAACGCAGCGAACCCGCGGAAGACGCAATGATCGATCCGAGATTTAATCGCGGCGGTCCAAATTTATACAACGTGGCGCAGCAAATGGCGCAAATGGAGGCAAGACCATGAGTGTCGACCTGCGTTCTCTCATCGGACGCCTGAGTCCGACCACCCGACGTGCGCTCGAAGGTGCTGCGGGACTCGCAATGTCGCTCACCCACTACGACGTCGAGCTCGAGCACTGGCTGGAAAAGATGCTGGAAGAGTCCGCAGGGGATCTCCCCAAGATCCTGCGCGACTCTGACGTCGAGCCCGATCGATTCATGGCCGATCTCAACCTGGCCCTGAACAGCATGAAGACCGGCAACGGGCGTCGTCCCGATCTTTCCGAAATCATTGAGCAATTGGCGAGCGAGGCCTGGGTGCTCTGTTCGATCAACTACAACCTCGGCAAGGTAAGATCCGGCGCGATCCTGTTGGCGGCCCTAAACGATTCTCGTCTCCGCAGACGTCTGGTTGATATCCACCGGCCGGTCGAGAAGATCAACGTTGAGGCCCTGTCCAAGGACTTTCTGAGCATCGTCGAGGGATCGGCCGAAGACAGAGAGGTCGGGGTTG contains:
- the tssF gene encoding type VI secretion system baseplate subunit TssF, whose translation is MRDELLHYFERELTFIRRGVSDFADRYPEVASRMMIEENRCEDPHVERLIEAFAMLAARIQMRLSDDFSDISEALLSVLYPHYLCPIPSMTIVQMNANTGQLPAKGLQIERKAELYSKLVKGVRCRFRTTYPVTLWPIEVESVELVTTTGLDGVVPNSARSALRISLRSQGEASFADMGLDHLRFYLDAESGVLHRLHELFLRDSQGLALRSAENGAVTVLPPDSIRPMGFGRNEGALEYPDESFLGYRLLQEYFAFPDKFMFVELANLDRHAGRMSGDKLDIFVLLSESVGNLDIRVEKNNLKLGCVPAINLFKHQADPIRMTHTSIEYPVVPDVRQPDSFEVYSITDVSSTSMGSTESVKYDPIYRMRHAGKEGEANAFWSLTRRQSIRKGDNGTDVSISLVDENLNPLIPPTEVLHLEILASNRELPSRLSFGDPNGDFEIAGYPAIKSICCLRSPSASLPPPVGSGARWRIISHLALNHLSLTGDDDEDEDRAVNALREILKLYDFSDSPVTRQRISGLTGLKSRRTVRRVGRGADSGFARGVEVELTFDASQYTGAGVFVFASVLEAFLGLYCSVNSFNQTVARITRREGVFKRWSPRMGEKQLL
- the tssG gene encoding type VI secretion system baseplate subunit TssG: MVSENGREAASLKRLMLEQTGRFEFLQAVRLMKKIWPDRKPVGGDFDPRAEVVRFVTDISPVFAKSDIQEAVEHDDGRPAELQVNFMGVATPGTFGALPRRYAEEIRTLSKQKNTALREFLDLFNHRMISLFYRARERNLPTLAYDRGGDNAFESALSGILGTGTPGLAGRLALDDCMIMGRAGLLAMKPIGVSALAGLIRSIFGQPVEIEQFCPANYPIEVDDRNALGFANSVLGEDLYLGVKVTLVQSKIRICLGPMSREAYEEFLPHGPGFRRLADLVHFAVGEELDFEIKLSLLAEDVPSMRLGDTSPEAGRLGWSSWIGDEERSEPAEDAMIDPRFNRGGPNLYNVAQQMAQMEARP